The Streptomyces sp. NBC_01317 genomic interval AGAGGAAATCACCGATTTCGGCGGGTACCCCCTCCTTGCTCGCCCCGAGCGGAAGATGGGCGTGCCGCGCGGCCGTCTTCAGACCCCGCCGGTACTTCACCGCGTCGTGCCCCAGATCCGGCCGCGCGGCCAGCCAGTCGCGCAGGATCGCGCGCGTACGGCGGTTGTTCACCCGGGCCGCCCGCAGCGCGCGGAACAGCCGGTAGACCCGCTGCGGCGGCAGCACCGCCAGCCGCCGGGCGATCAGCCGCCCCTCCACCCGCTTCTCCTCCGCGCTCGCCTCACCGGCGCCGCGCAGCAGCGTCTCGATGATCCGCGCCGCGTTGTGGTCGTTGATGTCGAGCGCGAGTGTGGCGGCATACAGGGGCCGGTAGTTGACGCACACGTACGCGTGCAGGAAGTCCAGCGACAGCCGCTGCGCGTGCGCGTCGGAGCGGAACTCCCGCTGTCCCGTCGCTGTCACGGCCGCGTTCACGAACAGCAGCACGTCCTCGGCCGCGATCAGATCCGCGAAGGTCTCGGCCACGGTGTCCCCCCCCGGTACGTGCCGTCGGATGCCGGCCGGGGCATGGGGGCGCGAACAGCGAAATGTTTGCTCAAGAGGCAAGTCCCGGAAGTCGCACCGGAGGCCCGCGGCCGGCCCGTGCAACGTAACACCGACCCCCACCACCCCGGCCACGGAATTTCCGCCCTGGCCGCGCCCCCGTCGCACGCCCGGTGCACACTGAGCGCCATGAGCAAGCCACCACGTATCGGACTCCTCGGCGCGGGCCCCTGGGCGGAGCGCACGCACGCCCCGGCCCTGGCCGCCCACTCCGGCCTCGAATTCAGCGGTGTCTGGGGGCGGCGCCCCGAGGCGGCCGTGGCCCTCGCCGCCGCCCACGACACCACCGCGCACTCCGGCGAGGCCGGGATCGACGCGCTCTTCGCGGAGAGCGACGCCATCGCCTTCGCCCTGCCGCCGGACGTCCAGGCACCGCTCGCGGTACGGGCCGCGGCCGCCGGCTGTCACCTGATCATGGACAAGCCGGTCGCGACAACCGTCGAAGGGGCCCGCGCGGTGGCGGACGCCGCCGCGGCCGCGAACGTCGCGTCGGTGGTCTTCTGCACGCTGCGCTTCTCGCCCGTGACGTCGGCCTGGATCGACGAACAGGTCGCGACCGGCGGCTGGTTCACGGCCCACGCGCACTGGCTCGGCTCGCTGTACGGGCCGAGCGCGGTGAGCAGCCCGTTCGCGGACTCGCCGTGGCGCCGGGAGAAGGGCGGGCTGTGGGACGTCGGCCCCCACGCGCTGTCCGTACTGATCCCGCTGCTCGGTGACGTCACCGAGGTGACGGCGGTACGGGGCGAGCCCGACCTCACCCACCTCGTCCTGCGGCACACGTCCGGCGCGACGAGCACCGCCGCGCTGAGCCTGAGCGCGCCGTCGAAGGGGTCGGGCACGGGGTTCGTCGTGAACGGGGAGCACGGCATCGCGTCGCTGCCGGAGGAGTGGGGCGACCCGATCGGTTCCTTCGAGGCGGCGGTCGACGCGCTGCTGGCGTCGGTCCGCACGGGGCTGCCGCACGCGTGTGACGTGCGGTTCGGACTGCGGCTGACCGAGATCCTGGCGGAGGCCGAGAAGCAGGTGGCGGCGGCGGGGAAGTAGCCGCGAGGGGTACGGGTACGGGGGCTGGCGCCCGTACCCGTACCGCCGCAGGTCTTGCGTCCCCCCTCAGCCGACGCGCTCGATCCGGGCCTTGCGGATCAGGAACTTGCCCGGCTCGCGGACCTGCTCGAACGCGGCGTTGTTCAGCAGGACACAGCTCGCCGACGTCGAAGTGACCTTCACCGTGGTCGACTTGGAGTTGTCGAGGTTGGTCACGCGCAGCGTCGTACCGACCGGGAACTGACCGCTGGAGGCGCCCGGGGCGCCTTCCTCGTTGAAGAGGGTGACGGTCGAGCCGGGGCAGACGACCTGCCCCGCGCCGTTGTCGGCCCCGCCCGTGGCGGGCTGCTGCTGCGCGGGCGGGGTCGTGACCGGGGCCGTCGTGGCGGGCGGAGTCTTCACGACCGGGGGCTTCACGACCGGAGGCTTCTGGGCCGCACCACCGGCGACCACGCCCTTGCTGCCCTCACCGACCCGGCAACCGGACGCCTTCTGCTGCACCTTGATCTGCTCGATGACCGCCACCCGGTTGGCGATCCGCGCCTCGGACTGGGCGTCGGGAGCCGACCGCTGCCCGGCGATGAACGCCTCGTTGTTGCCGAGGGCCGTCGCGAACCCGTCACAGGCGACGGACGCCTGGCTCGTACCGGTCATCACCACCGCCGTACCGCCGACCAGGGCTGCCGCCCCGACGAGCAGGGAGATCTTCTTCTTACGGCTGAGCGTCTTCTTGCGGGACACGTGTGGGGGCTCCTGTTCCCGGCCGCGCGCGGCGGGCCGGCTGGGGTTCCGTGTGCCCTGGGATACGGGTGGGGCGTTCGTTCCGCTCAATCGCGGGGGCGTCAACTTCCGGCACCGCCGTTCCAGCCTCTTCCGCCCCTCTTGCCGCCGGGCTGCTTTCTTGCCGTCAAACAGCCTCTGGCCAGGCCCGATTGTCAGTGGGGGGCGGTAGAATTGAGGGAGTTCGTGAGGGTTCCACCACCGTGCCGGGAGGTCGCCGATGGCCGTTGCCACAGTCACGACAATTACCACAAAAACGATCCGGATCCAGCCGACGCCAGAGCGCAAGCCACTGCCCGCGGGACAGCCGCGTGAGTGGTACGAGACCCACAACCGCCGACTGAAGGCCATGCGCCTCGCCATCGCCCTGCTGGACTCGGGCGTGTACCACCCGGAGAACGCCGGCAACCGCAGGATAAGGAGCACGGCGGCCAGGATCGGCATCCACCCGCCGTCCGACACGACGTGCCGCATGGTGCGCGCGCTGATCGGGTAGGGGCGCGGGCCGGGGCGCCGGGCGTACGGGATTGTTTCCGGCGTCCGGCGTCCGGCACCGTCAGGTGCCCGCTTTGCCGCTTACCCCCTCTCCATTACCCGCCGCTCCACCGAGCCGCCGTTCCCAGCGCACCTCCCCGTCGTGCCACACGTCGGTCGGCGTCAGACCGCACGCGCGGGCCACCGCGGCCGAGGCGCCGTGCTCCGGGTGGATGTGCGCGACGACCGTGCCGACGCCGCGCGCCTCCAGCCACCGTACGAGCCCTCGCGCGGCCTCGGAGGCGAGTCCGTGGCCCTGCCAGGGGGTTCCTACCACCCAGGCGATCTCGGCGACGGCGCCCTGGCCAGGGGCGCTGCCGGGGTCGGCCGACGTGACCGTGGCCTGTACGGTCCCGGCCAGCGCGCCCCCGCCGTCCCGGGACCCCTCGGCGCCCCTGGCGCCTTCCGCCCCCTCGGCGCGGAGACTCAGCACCCAGTTGCACCACGACACCTCCGGATCCGGGGATCCCCCGACCATCCGCGTGTAGCGCACGCGCAGTTCCGCCTCCGTCTCCGGAGCCCCGCCGATGAAGCCGTGCAGAGCGGGATCGGAGAGCACCACGGCCATCTCCCGCGCGTGCCCGACCCTCAGGGGGACGAGCGTGAGCCGTTCCGTTTCGATCGGCTCGGGCCCCGGTGTGGTGGTCATCGGGCAGCGATCCACGGCCCGGTCGCAACGGTGTGCAACCGTCCCCGCCGCAGCGCGAGTTGGGGCAGCGCGACACCAAAAATCCCCGTGACCGCGTCGAGCGCCTCGTACTCGTCGTCCACGTCGAGAGCAACCGGCGCCGGCCCCTCGTCCTCGTAGGACTCCTCCGACTCCTCCGACTCCACGGAGTCCTCCGGCACCTCCGCGCCCGGGAACAGCTCCTCCGGATCGAGGGCCTCGGGAACGTCCCCCCACTCCTCGATCTCGTCCCCGCGCACGGTGAATCCGTACCCGCGCTCTCCGTCCTCCGCGCAGGAGAAGTAGAAGACGCCGGGCCGTCCCGCCGAGGTGTCGCCCCGCTCGACCCATATGGTGACCGCCTCGGTGCCGCGTGAGGCCCGCTCGCCCGGATCGTTCAACTGCCCCGACCCGAACGGCTCCAGGACCGTCCCATAGGCGAAACTCCACCCCTCCCCGGCCGACCCCACCCGGACCACCGGCCGGCCGTCGGGGCCGAACGACCGCCGCCGGATGTCCCCTTCGTCGCTCGGCGGGAGAAGCGGCCCCTCTCCGACCCGCGCGGCCACCTCCTCCGGCGACACGTCCCGGACGAGGACAAAGCGGTAGTCGCCGGGCTGCTCCACGTGATCGGCGAGCCAGGTGAGCCCGATCTCCCGGGACACAAGCCCGGCCGCGTCCCACGCCCCACCCTCGTGTCTTCCGCCCCGCCCACCCCCGCGTGGCGTCTCCAGCAGGTACCGCCCCCGCTCCGGAGTGATCACCGGACCGAGTATCGGATCGGCGAGGAGCCCGACCGGGGCGACGTGTTCGTTGCCGTACGCCTCCCACGTGCCCACAGCCGTCGCGAGCGTGCGCCAGGCCGCGTCGGTGTCGCCCCAACGGGCCTGTTCCCGCGCGGTGTCGACCGCCGTGCGGAAGGGCCCGACCGGCTCGTACGGCAGCAGTCGGCCCCCCGTGTCACCGGGCCGGCCGTTCAGCAGGGCCGTCAGCTCGTCGCGGAACCCACCTGCCCGCGGCCGGCCGTGCTCCGCCGCGTCCTCGAACACATCGAGCTGTTCGTCGATGTCCTCACCCGCCAGACACGCCACCCGCGCCTCCTCCACGGACGCGTCGAGTTCGCGCGTGGTCGCGTTGACGAACTCCGGGCCCGCGTTGCTCCGGTGGAAGTCCCGGAAGAGCGCCTGCATGAGGTCGAGGAATGACTCGTAACGGACCGGCAGTTCCCCCGACCACGCACGGTGGAGGTACGCGGCCCACTCACCGTCCGCGTTCACGTCACCCGGGTCGAGCAGGAGGTCGGTGGCGTCCGACGCGACGGACAGCTGGAGCGCGCGCCCCCGCATCCCGGCCCGTACCACCTCGTCGTCGGACGACTCCTCGTCCAGCGCGCTCTCGTACAGCTCCTGGAGCTCGGCGCCCTTGTGCCAGTGGACTCCGTCCACCGTCCCGAGCAACTCGACGGCCGTCCCGGCCGGCCGCCACCCGTCCGTGACCGCGAGGAAGGACCGGTAGGACGGCGGCAACTCCGCATCCAGCCGCTCCTCCAGGGCCGCGATCCGCTCCGCACCGGCCGGCGCGAACCCGAGCCACCGGTCCCGCACGATCTCCTCGGCCGCGTCCTCGCGCCCCTCCGCGCCGGGCGAGTCGATCCAGTCCGCACTCCACCGGTCCAGGAACGGCCGCCAGTTGTAGATCTTCATGCGGTCATGGTGCCAGCGCCCACGGACAAGGGACACATCCCGGCGGCCGATGCCAGACTTTCCCCCCAGCACAGAGAGAGGTACGCGAGGATGACAGACGTGAGACACACCACAGGCACCACAGGCGCGAACGACAATGATCTCCAGAGCCGGTTCGCGGCGGTGACCACCGCCCATCTGGCGGACGCGTGCATCCGCGCCCGTATCCCCGTGCGCTGCGCCCCCACCGCCCTGCGCGCCCTGGAACCCGGCAGCCGCCTGGCCGGCCGGGTCGTCCCCGCCCGTCACACCGGCAGCGTGGACGTCTTCCTGGAGGCCTTCGAAGGGGCCGACCCCGGCGACGTACTGGTCGTGGACAACGCCGGACGGCAAGACGAGGCCTGCGTGGGCGACCTGATGGCCCTGGAGGCCCGTATCGCGGGACTGGCCGGGATCGTGATCTGGGGCCTGCACCGCGACACGGCCGACCTGCGCGCGATCGGACTCCCGGTCTTCAGCCTGGGGACGCTCCCCACCGGCCCCCAACGCCTCGACCCCCGCCCCCAGGACGCCCTGACCTCCGCCGCGGTGGGGGAGTGGACCGTGGGCCGCGACGACCTGGTCGTCGCCGACGACGACGGCGCCCTCTTCCTCCCCGCCGCCGGGATCGAGGACCTCCTCAACCTGGCCGAGACGATCCGCGACACAGAACACCGGCAGGCGGAACGGATCCGCGCGGGGGCCTCCCTCCGCTCCCAGGTCCGATTCGACACGTACCTGGCCGAGCGGCGCCGTAACCCCGACCTGACCTTCCGCGACCACCTTCGCGCGGTGGGCGGGGCGATCGAGGAGTAGGCGTACGCCGGGGGCGTGACGCGGTGGTGGGGGAGGCACCGACAGGGGAGGATGGAACGACGCGTCACCCATCGACAAACGCCGTCGAGCAAGGAGCGGACCCATGACCACCGTCGCTGTCACCGGAGCCACCGGAAAGACCGGCAAGGTCGTCGTAGCGGATCTCCTGGATCACGGCTTCGACGTCCTGGCCGTGGACATCGCGACCGACGGCGGCGAGCGGGGCAGGACGGCCGGTACGGACGTACCGCTCCTGCTCGCCGACCTGACCGACTACGGGCAGGCCGTCGACGCCCTCAGCGAGGTCGACGCGGTGGTCCATCTGGCCAACATCCCGGCGCCCGGCCTGTTCCCCGCCGCCCACACGCTCCACACCAACCTGGCGATGAACAACAACGTCTTCCTCGCCGCCGCGCACAACAAGCTCTCCCGCGTCGTATGGGCGTCCAGCGAGACCACCCTCGGCCTGCCCTTCGACGTCCCGCCCCGGTACGCGCCGGTGGACGAGGACCACTACCCGTACCCCACCTCGACCTACGCCCTCTCCAAGGTGGCGAGCGAGACGACCGCCCAGCACGTCGCCGACTGGTCGGGCATCCCCTTCGTGGCGCTGCGGCTGTCCAACGTCCATGTCGAGGACGACTACCGGCTGGTGCCCGGCTACTGGTCGGACCCGCACCTGCGGAAGTGGAACCTCTGGGGCTACATCGACGCCCGCGACGCCGCCGCGGCCTGCCGCCTCGGGCTCACCGCGCCCGTGACCGGCGCGCCCAGCTTTGTCATCGCGGCGGCGGACACCGTCATGGACCGGCCGTCGGCCGAGCTGCTGGCCGAGGTGTTCCCGGGGGTGAAGCTGACGCGTGAGATCGGTACGTACGAGACGCTGTTGGCCATCGACCGCGCCCGCGAGGCGCTCGGCTTCGAACCGCGGCACTCCTGGCGGAACACGATCACCTCCTGACACCCCTCCCCCCCCGGGCCGTCACCCCCCGGGCCGTCACCCCGCCCACGCCTCACCCCGCCCACGCCTCACCCCGCCCACGCCTCACCCCGCCCACGCCTCACCCCGCCCACGCCTCACCCCGCCCACGCCTCAGCCCGCCCACGCCTCCCGTTCCGTGGTGACGGCCCGCCCGGTTCGTACGGACTCCTGGATCGCGAGGCTGAGCAGATGGTCCTGGCACCCCTCGGCGAGGGGGTACGGCTCCGGCCCCTCGCCGCGCACCCACGCGCCCGTACGGCACAGCAGGTCGACGACGGCGAGGTCGTCCTCGGAGAGCTGCGCCCCGACGTACTCGTTGCGGTAGACCACCCGGCCGTCGAAGGAGATGTGGTGCAGCTCCCGCCCCTCCAGATTGAGATCGGTGCCGGTCAGGCGGCGGACCAGGGGCGATTCCACGGGTGTACGGGGGTCGGCCATCCGGACCACCTGGTCGTCGACGATCTCGCCCAGCGAGCCGCGTACGACCATGCGCCGGCCGCGCAGCGGGTTCCACCACTGGTTGTCGGTGAAGTCGTACAGCCCCATCCGCCCGCCGCCGAAGTCGAGGAAGGCCAGGCACGTCTCGGCGTCCCGGGGCGTCAGATCGTCCGTCCAGCCGTCGCGGGACAGCGGATCGGCGAGCGGGGCGGTGAACGCCCGGGCCGTCACGGTGGCGGGCTCGAAACCGGCCCCGAGCAGGTGCCGGATCAAGGACACCGCGTGGTAGAGGTGCGTGGACGACAGCTGTACGGAGGTCACGTCACCGATGACTCCGTCCCGTACCAGCCGCAGCCGCGCCGCGTGCCCCGGCATCAGCGGATACTGCTCCGCGACCTGCACCAGCACACTGCCGCCGGTCGCCCGCCACAGGTCCCGCAGGCCTTCGGCGTCCGGGGCGGGGGGTGTCTCGGCGAGGACGGGGACGCCGAGGGCGACCAGTTCCTTGGTCACGCGCGGGGTGGCGTCCCACGGCACGGACGGGATGACAAACTCCGGCTGTACGTCCCCCGCTCCCGCTGCTCCCCCCACCCCGGCCGTCAACGAGTCAACGCTCCGATGGACGGGCACGCCCCACGCGGCCTCCACCTCCGCGGCCCGCTCGGCGGACCGGCTGACCACCCCGACAACAGTGAGCCGATCGGGCAGCGCGCGGGCGAGCCGTACGAAGAACTCCGACCGCCACCCGGTCCCGACCAGCCCGAACCGCACCGGCGCCCCACTCGCACTCACGTCATTCGCTCCTCGTACCTGGACCGGTTTTGTTTCGCTGCTGAACGATAAGCGCACCCGCCGCCCGCCCGTGGAGGTACCCGATCGACCCCGACTCGGGCCACGCCGCTGCCGGGCCCGTACACGAGGAAGCGTACGGTCGGTCCGCGCCGGCAAAACGGTGACAACACACTGGCACCACACCGAACAATTCCGATGAGTTTCCCAGCGATCACCGGTCAATCAATCACTGAGAGTCGGCGAACCGTCCCGACCAACCAACCAACCAGCCAAGCAACCAGTCACAACAGGAGAGCAAGATGCGCACCCTGATCAGCACCGCCTTCGTCTCACTCGACGGCGTCGTGGAGGCCCCGGGCGGCGAGCCCGGCTACCGGAACTCGGGTTGGACCTTCAAGGACGTGGAGTTCCTCCCCGAGGCGTTCGAGATCAAGGGCCGCGAACAGGAGGAAGCCGCCGCGATGCTCCTGGGCCGGACCAGCTACGAGTCGTTCAGCGCGGTCTGGCCGGACATGGAGGAGTTCGCCACGTACAAGGTCATGCCGAAGTACGTCGTCTCCACCACTCTCACCGACAACGACCTGGTCACGAACTGGGGCGACACCACGATCCTGCGCTCACTCGACGACGTCGCCGCACTGAAGGAGACCGAAGGCGGCCCGATCATCATCCACGGCAGCGCCACCCTCAACCAGAACCTCTCCGACGCCGGCCTGATCGACCGCTACCACCTCCTGGTCTTCCCCCTCCTCCTCGGCGCGGGCAAGCGCCTGTTCAGCACCACGGACAAAGACACCCAAAAGCTCCACCTCACCGAACACGAGACCTACCCCAACGGCCTCCAGAAGAACGTCTTCGACGTCATCCACTGACAACACCCACAGACAAGGCCCTCCACAGACAACGCCGTCCACTCACAACGATGGATCAGCCCTCGTCCCGTACGCCGCTCAATGACCAGGTGACCGTGACGGTCAGCCGGGCGATTCCGGCCGACACGTCGGCGTTCCGCGCCTGGGTGGAGTCGTGGCTGCTCGACGCCCTCGGCGTCCTGACGGGGCCGCGCCTGGACCCGTTCGCCAACGGGCTCGACCTCAAGGGCCGGGCGTCGGTGCTGCGGCGTCCGGGGGTGCCGTACGGCGAACCGGGTGAGCTCTGGGGCACGCTGTGGGTGTCTCCCGCCTACAAGCCGGGAAAGTCCACGAAGCTCTCCCGCCAGGTGTGGACGCCGCAGAACTGGGACGCGTTCCTCGGACGGCTGGACGAAGTACCGGCGAAGGCATGGGTGTCGCTGGGGCGGCTCGCCTCCAACGGGTTTCCCGGCTCCGAGCACTGGGCGGCGTCCGTCGTCCGGGACGTCGATGCACCGGACTTCGGGACCCTCACGGTCCGGGCCTCCAGCAGGGAGTTCACCGATCCCGCGACGAGCCGGGACGTCCAGCGGCGCTGGCTCGACTTCCTCGACCGGCGGCTCCGCGCGGATCCGGAGATCCTGTTCGGTTCGCTGGCCGACGACGGGGAGGACGCCGACCGCACCGAACTGGAGGTCGCCCTGGGGCTGTTCCCCGACGACACCCTCCCGGGCCTCGACTCCGTCCTGCGCGGCTACTCCTGGGTCACGGTCTGCTCCGCCGGCGTGACGCGCCGACTGGGCGGCGCCGAGTCCCTCGCCGAATCACCCGCGTTCGCCCGTGTTGTCCCCCTGAGCGGCGGCGGGGTGCTGCTCCAGGCGACCGACGACATCAGGGAGTACGGCCCGGACCGCGTCGCGGCCGTCTTCGACCGGCTGCGCCCCGCACTCCCACCCGGCACGCCGAGCCCCGCCTACATGGACCGCGTTCCCAGGATCGTCTTCGAGGCGCCCTGACCCGCGTTCCGGCGCCCGTACGACAGGACTCCGCCGCTCTCCGTGAAGAGCGACGAGAGCCTGACCAACCCTGACGGGCCATCGGGCTTCGCGAGATCCGTGCCTGCGGTGCGCCGCGACGGCCGGGCCTAAATATTGACGAGCAGGTGGAGAACGGTTCTGAACTGCATGTTTCCAAGGATCGATCGATTGCCGGTACACAACGGGTGCACGCGGGGTTGCTCCCTAGCTCGTCGGTGGCAGCCTTGCTGCTCGTCCTGCGGCTCCGTTTTTCCGACCGTGTGCAACAAGGCAGCAAGGATCCGACAGACTTCAGCTCGTTGCCATTGGTCACAGCCGTCAGGAAGCCGTTCCAGGCAGCGAAGCACCGATTCCCGGATGCTCCGTGCCCGTACGGGCCCTTCCGCCGTCGGTGGCGACGACATCGACGGCGTACGGCAGATCACGGCGGCATTCGGCGCCGCAGATGAACGTCGTGGCGGTTGCCACGGCTTGACCACTATCACGGCCTACCTCGCCAATACGGCGGCTCCGGTGCTCTGCGGCCGTTTCGGCACCGAAGCCTTACGCCGGTCCGCCTCCGGCGCCGTCGCCGAACTCGCCTATCTCGCGGGGTAGAAACATCACGACCTCGGACAGGAAGGCGCCGCTCAGCGTTACTACCAGGTCGGCTACCTGCCCGCCCGCGAAGCTGACCTCAGGGCTCATGCCGCCTGGATGATGCGCGCCCTCGCGCACTAGTCACTCAGCTCCAAACAGCCACACCGCTGCGTCGCCCTTGTCGAAGGCGCCCTCACTCGCGGCCTGGGCCATGTGGACGGCCGGATCGAAGCGCTTCTCCGCATCACTCACGCTGTCGCCGACACTGTGGCCAGCCACACCCCGTACACGGACCGACCTTGCCGATCACGTCGGCACCGAGCAGCAGCACCATGACGCTCTGCCCCGGGACTCGGAGAAGTACAAGCGCGTTCACGCCCTCAACCAAGCCGACCTCGGCGACAGCCTCGCGGCCGAGGCGCGTGCGGACGAGGCGGTCGCCGCCTGGACCCATGCACTGGTCCTCTTGGAGGGCATGACCTCGGACCGAACCCGCGAAGCGATTACCTCCATCTGCTCCGCGCTGCTTGGGTCGAAGCTGATGTCATCCCGAAAGAGTCCGTGGACACCACAGCGCTGCCCTTCGGCAGTACTTGACTAACGGTGCATGTGTTCCCTTGGAAGGCTGGGGGTGAGCAGAGTCCGATCCATGTTCAGCTTTTCGGCGCGCCGGAGTTTCATACTGGGAGCGCGCTCACGCTTTCAAGAGATTCGGGGATTACTCCAGCTCTGCAATATGGTGAGCCTGGGGGCTGAGATGAGGGTGTCTGGCCAGAAGGTCTTTCGCTAGGGTAAGATCTTCCTGCGCTTGGCGATTCAAACCTACGCGTCGATAATTTATGATCCGCGTCTTGAGTGCCATGAGCAGGGTTTCGCTCGGAACATCTCGCGCGGCTTCCGTAGTGATGATCTCCGTGAATTTATCGATGGCTTCAGTGGTTTCCCCGGCACGGCTAAGTGCAACACCAAGCTGGTGAAGTAATACGAGATCTGTCGGGGAATATTCCACGGCTCGCCGCAAAGCGTTGACACGACCAAATTTGTCTCGCTGGGCGTCACATACTCTTCCCTTTGTGCTGTACGCGAGTCCGCCGGTGAACCGGCTGGCGCGCGCGCAGGCGACATCTGCAAACTTTATGGCTTCCCCAATCCTGTTGCGCGCGAGTTCGTAGCTTGCGCTCATCGCAAATACGTAAGCACTGGTCGGTGCGACATCGCGCGCCTGTTTAAAGAGTGCGCCAGCGGCGTCCATGTTTCCAGAGAACGTTTCAGACTCGCCGCGCCTGCAGAGGATCACTCCCCGCTTCTCGCTATCTGCTTCAATTCCGTACCTCTCGAACACTCCGACGAACCTTTCCACCTCCCATGATTTCAGCTCCATTTGCTGCGTGTACTGCTGAACTCGGCGACGGGCGCCGGTCTCTAAATCGCTAAAACGAGCTAACTGGTTCGCTGCGAAAGAGAGGGTGATGGGTAGGCTGCTGTAGGTTGCCTGTCCGTCAGCCGGATGCACCTGCCGGCTCACTAGAGTCGCCTCTTCCAGTTCGTGTAGAGCTGAATCAAGACGTTCGCGCGGAATTTCTGTAGCGAGTGCGAGGAGGTTATCCCCGGGCGGCGCTTCGAAGATGGACATGACGCTCAATGTGCGTTTTGCGTCCACGGATAGAACGTCCCAGATATTGCGGAAGCTGAATTCGAGTACCGGTGAATCTTCATTTTGCACTGCGTCGAGTGCTTGATTGAGGTCGCCATGCAATTTGTATCGACCCAGAGTCCACTGGATTGCCAATGGGAGACCTCCGCAGGCTTTATTTATTTCGTTAATTCGCCGTTCTGTTAGTGGTAGGTCGATCCGGAGTTCTCCAGACTTGACCGCAACGAAGTCGCGAGTCTCCTCGTGGTTCAGTTCGGGGACGGTGACAGGGT includes:
- a CDS encoding RNA-binding domain-containing protein, yielding MNLATIERMVRDGDLSLDAIKYLIDCRGECEWLDFKQLLRLESDYDAAAFAKDAVAMRNTGGGYLVIGVQDKTWVPVGLSSELPYDAKLLRDKVRRATGLEISVDIIQHKLRYAGEPRWFAVILVRAAAKRRKRRTPSLVKNDFQPKESYGLRRGEIYFRRGDSTVRLDNREELEELLDDLEERADQDSLEREQSKTPFAVDTGTYRLLEKDFQYFVGRDQLRDQLISAVTKDPRIWIINVHGPGGVGKSALVTWAAYHFYAQREFEAILQLTAKETALTFGGISRSQIRTLYSLEGLLDQVLLLFGEEPPAILDDKKKLVLEWLSVWPTLIVLDNLETVDDGRIISFIQNLPPSSQAKVIITSRRKTGGWEHPVTVPELNHEETRDFVAVKSGELRIDLPLTERRINEINKACGGLPLAIQWTLGRYKLHGDLNQALDAVQNEDSPVLEFSFRNIWDVLSVDAKRTLSVMSIFEAPPGDNLLALATEIPRERLDSALHELEEATLVSRQVHPADGQATYSSLPITLSFAANQLARFSDLETGARRRVQQYTQQMELKSWEVERFVGVFERYGIEADSEKRGVILCRRGESETFSGNMDAAGALFKQARDVAPTSAYVFAMSASYELARNRIGEAIKFADVACARASRFTGGLAYSTKGRVCDAQRDKFGRVNALRRAVEYSPTDLVLLHQLGVALSRAGETTEAIDKFTEIITTEAARDVPSETLLMALKTRIINYRRVGLNRQAQEDLTLAKDLLARHPHLSPQAHHIAELE